TGAGGTAAGCCCTCTATTTCAATTCATTACCAAAAAATAGTCACCTTACCTTGTTTAATGCCTGTTCCATGCAAGCCAGTTAAGATTCTGCTGTATGTAGCCAGATTGCAGATACTCTTGTTCGATCTGATTTTTTTAAAGAGTGTAGCATCTTAGTCTACCAGCACATCAGTGAACTTGCATTTGAGAATCCTAGTGAGATCATATGGATAGTTATATGAAATGTGCAAGCTCAGTCCTATGCTATGGTTTGCCAAAGTAAACTGCATTTAAAAGAAATTATCAAAGATTTGCTCATCCTTTCTGATATGTGAACTACATTTTGGGAAAGAGTCTAGTAAACGGGGGTTGCCTGTTTGTTTTGTGGAGTAAAACAACAAACCTTTTTGGAATATTATATATTCTATGACTTTGGACAGAGAGAGTTGAACATTAATATAGTTTGTAACAGGGAATGACTTAATTTGAGTTGAACCTCAATTTGCCAGATTTACTTGGACTCCTGCCAAACATTGTAACTAATTTAAGACTTAGCAATGTGCCCTAAACTATTATATTATAAATACTTTAACTGTTTATCAGCCTGGGCTACTAAGATGAAACAGACGTTTAATTGGAAACTGCGAAACACCAATAAttggcatctctctctctcaccagaTTTGTCTAACTTATCAGTCATGTATTGTGGCTCATGTAAACTTCTGAAGTTAAAACAAAATCTGAAGCTTTTTAAACTTGCTCTTTCTTAGAGAGATTCTCATATTGAACTTCCTTTTCCTGGACCACAGGTGCAATTGCTGACAGGAATTTTTACTGTTTAAGTAAATCACCTGGGTTGAGGTCTTTGTGAGTATAGCTCAAAAATCTCCATTTGATACTCATGAgaaaaaaatataattaaaatagtTTTATTATAATAACACTAAATGTAAAACTAGAATGAATCCAGGGGCTTTTTGAGTGCTGTATATtccatttaatatgatcatgaccattcttcaattatgttaaCTTCTGATCCACATGACAAAAATTAAGCCTTGATtcaaaaaatctatcaatcttgGACTGAAGGTACTAGACAACTATCGTGCTTAGGGATAGAAATTTTCAGAGTCATGAATCACTGCATGATGAAGTTGCTTCTCATCTTATTATTAAATGGATGAGACTAAATCTGTGATTGTATTGTCTTCAGGAGTCTTTTACACATTGAGAAATGATGATTATGTTCATGTTACATGATGTGACTGGAAGTAGCTATTTCTCTGGTCTTACATTCATTCTCCTTTTGTGGCACAGTGCCGATATTGTTTTAGAAACAATTGACTGAATTTTCATTTATAATCAAAATTTAATGATTATTGATTTTTGAAGTTTCTTGCATTATTCATAACATGAGTTTATACTCACTGTTCATTAAATGGTGTTGCTACTCATCACTTTCAGGAGATTATTCACTCCATAAATTGTCTTGTCTTTACTAAACCTGCAATGTGCATTTTAGCAAAACAGATCTGTACAACAGCAAAATTACTATTTAGATTGGAGCAGGATCCAAGTTAGAATACTTTAAAATAAGATGTGCGGAAAATCTACACCAACTACAATCAAAATATAGTTGTTGCCATTTTTAAacaaataatgattttttttcagtATGAAATGAATGGAACATAAACTGTTTGCTTTGACTAATTAACAATAATCCTCAAAATGTTCAACATTTTTTCTGCTGTATTCTGAAATAACAATGGAACATGTATTCAGCATTTTAATTTGTAGGTATTTTCAGCTGGAAAACAACTTCCTTTTTAGTACTCATAGGTTGTGGTTTTGAGATTTTTTTGATAGCTCAGCCATACTTTTATCAGTGGTCTGTGATCATAAAGCCATTTATGTTCTTAACTATTAAAGGCATTATTATAGATTATGCTTTTTGGCATAAAACAGTGGGAATTTTCAGGCACAACTGAATAATATGTATTTTCTAAAGTCTGCTACTCTGATGCACTGTAAACCCATACAATCTGCCAAATCAGGTGCCTCAGCATGCAGTTATGTGGGCTTTTCTGTGTAGTGCTAGATTCCACATGACACACAGAAAGAAAAGCTGACCTTATGATTTGTATGAAATAGTTGATGTGGTCACTTTCCCGCTTTTTTTTAttacaatgaccagtgttgtTTATTTCTTTTCTACAGTCATGGTGGACAATTGGGAAACTGAACTGCCAGCACTGTGGGGCCCGTCTAGGGGAATTTAATTTTGTTTGCCCTGCCAAATGCCCTTGTGGGCAGACAGTGACTGTTCATATCTGCAAGCGTCGGACTGACTATGAACCGCTACATTTAATCAGAAGCACTGAGTCTGCAGAGGTGAAATCCTTGCAGAAAATACAATATATACACAGACTAGAACCTGTGGAGAAGTTGGAGCATGGGTCAAAAAATAGTTTGTTCCACTGCAGGCAAAAAGAATTTTTACATCATTTGAAAAAGATGGATCATGAACAAGGGACTGATGCCCTTTGCCTGGAGGCAAGATCACACAACAGAGGAATTGTAGAAGTTGACAGCAACTTCAAAGCAGCTTATCCACAGCCATGCTCTTCTGCTTCACAGCCAGTGAGAGCCAGATGTGCAGTGAAAGGTTTTCATAAAAAGTCTTTCAGTCTGGATTTTAACAGCATAAGCTCAAAGGATGCATCAGTTAGTTCTGCTAGCATTCATGGATTGTGTCCACGATCTTCTTCTTGTGGCCTTATAATGAATCACATAGCTGAGGCTTCTGATCCGATACAGCAGATTTCAGTGTCAGAAGATACTAAACTGCAGCTGTTTGCAAGAGAAGAATCAAATGGATCTCTCTTTCCTAATCAGCACATTAAAGAGTCTGATTTTGTGTTGAACCCTCAGTCATTCCATGATCATCCAGTTGACGAAGAAGACATCGACCCTGGTCCATCTGTTCCAAGACACTGTAGGAACACAGCTGCTCACGTATCCACCATTGTTAGAGGTTGGTCCCCTGACTCAAGTACTGAAACTAGTGATGcagaagagaggggggaaggacATGAAGCTGGAGCAAGCAATCCTTGTGATGATTCTGCGCCATGCGTTCCCTTATTGTCCTCTGTAGATGAGAGACCCTTGAGtaaaagagagagaaataaactGAAGAGTTTGAAGAGGAAGCAACGGAAGTGGCAGCAATGGCATCAGAGCAAATTGAAGGAACAAAAACAGGTCAGTGCTTGAAAGCCTGAGACAGCCTACATGCAGTAATGTTAATATCAGAAAGTCAGGTTAAAATTGGGAACTACTCAGTAAAAAATAAGGAATATCAGTTAAAATATAATCTGCATTTAAATTAGAATCAAAGAGTCAGTGTTTGCATATTAAGAGCACAACTTAGGCACCAAAAGTCCCAAGTTATAAAACAAAAGTTGTTTTTAGATCAAAGCAATATTAACAGTGTATTCTTCAGGGTTTCATATTGGAGCTGCTATTATTTATGATATATTTTAATGATGGacgttgctgttaaataaaatttGTCGTTTACACAAAATATGTTAGCAATGATGAGGATACTAACTAGAGTTGACATTAGAGATGAACTGCTGAAGTGTGAATGCatgttaatgcagacaagtgtgaactGAAGAGAGAGGGGATTCCAACTAGACTAAATGGTATACGTAATAGCAAAGCTGCAGAAACCAAGAGGCTTGGGTGCAAATATCTGAAGATGGTTGGTCAGATTATGTAAGTGAATtggaattgctttattattgtgacatgcaCCAATATATAGTAAAAAGTTTTTTCTTACAAGTGATCatatcattacacaatgcattgaggaaGAACGAGGAAATGTAATAACACGATGCAAAACAAAGTGAAACAGctaaagagaaagtgcagtgtaggtaaatAATAAGGTGCGAGTTCATAgtgaggtaaattgtgaggtcaaaagtccattTATTATATTAGAGAACTAAttaattgttttaaaaaaaaggatctagtgctctcCCAgcttatatgatgaataaactcttctcgggcttccagccggggaCAAGTatcgttttgatgacaaactctgccgtgGAGTAGAAACTAACTGTGAGTCTGGTGGtaagtgctttcaggcttttatatttTCTGCCAGATGGAAGGAGGAGATGAAAGAATATCTGGGGTGGATGAGGTCGACATTTATGCTAGTTgcattactgaggcagcgagaagttaTAGGCAAGAGTCTATGGCGGGAAGGCTggttccgtgatgtgctgagcagtGTCCCCAACTCtgaagtttcttgtggtcatgacAGAGTAGTTACCATAATGAGCCATTATGCATTTGAATAGGATGCTTACTATGGTGCATTACTAAAAATCGGTAAAGGTCAATGGGAAAATGCCAAATTTCTttggcctcctgaggaagtagaggcattgctgtgctttcttggccatgacatcgacgtggttggaccaggacagactattggtgacgTTCACTCCCAGGAACTGGAaactctcaccttctcatcttCAATGCATAAGATTTTGgatttcacacacaaaatgcaaaaataaagtGTTATAAAATGCTATGAGGACCATAACTAAAATACTTTACATTGGTCATTGGATTTTAGGAAGGATGCAAGGCCCCTAGAAAGGATTTTCTGAAATGTTTCTGGGTTTGCGTATTTTGGATACAAGAAAAGGGAAGAGAGAATGGTATTTTTTAAAGAGaagaagatttgatagaaatgTGCAAGTTCTTGATAGTGTaatgatgtgctacacacagagctagaaataacgacacgcagtctgtaagttgcactcgagtctagtttattcaaacttcgtggcactggcttttacgcagttccgttcccaccctctccgggtggaatTAACGTCAGGGGTGCAGTACAAAAGTCTCTTCCCACGCAcgggctttctccccttgctggtgaagaaaaaggcccagcgccattttgtgagccggttcacctgcgtagaaagtgggtcgccacgaTAGGATGATTATGGAGAACCTGTCCTCAGTGGACTCCAAAAGGCATAGcaataa
The Hemitrygon akajei chromosome 13, sHemAka1.3, whole genome shotgun sequence genome window above contains:
- the rnf180a gene encoding E3 ubiquitin-protein ligase RNF180, whose translation is MEGILRCWKCRRFVLNADSLSLPQGIQKSKMQDAAEESTAQVNCTVWHVKLEAIPEWIQKEIEKSWWTIGKLNCQHCGARLGEFNFVCPAKCPCGQTVTVHICKRRTDYEPLHLIRSTESAEVKSLQKIQYIHRLEPVEKLEHGSKNSLFHCRQKEFLHHLKKMDHEQGTDALCLEARSHNRGIVEVDSNFKAAYPQPCSSASQPVRARCAVKGFHKKSFSLDFNSISSKDASVSSASIHGLCPRSSSCGLIMNHIAEASDPIQQISVSEDTKLQLFAREESNGSLFPNQHIKESDFVLNPQSFHDHPVDEEDIDPGPSVPRHCRNTAAHVSTIVRGWSPDSSTETSDAEERGEGHEAGASNPCDDSAPCVPLLSSVDERPLSKRERNKLKSLKRKQRKWQQWHQSKLKEQKQASSSNLTTSDDDEIKWEKEGYICAVCLDIFFSPYMCYPCHHIFCEPCLRSLAKDNPTSTPCPLCRTIITRVFFQTELNNTMKSLFSEEYLARGQSFQKASCAKWPLPSCRRLIKVLGGFRRRPDPVARRQFPHGAYRLDFEDDNRGWRFDMDMVIIYIYSVNWIIGFIIFCFLCYFFFPSF